From Gossypium raimondii isolate GPD5lz chromosome 11, ASM2569854v1, whole genome shotgun sequence:
ACTTAGATTATGAAATCATTAACTAATAAGATCAAGGAGAGAATCTATATTAGTCAACTCTAGATCATGAACTCTTCAGGAAGATGTGTTGTACTAAAAATGCCTGCAGTCTGATCAGTGGAAGAGACAGACAAGATGATGAGTTGCATGAACAAGATATTTCTCAATGTGTTTAGTCCATTTATGAAATGTGAGCAAATTTGAATAGCATCCCAGTTATTACAAGAAAGAGCTATATGCAATGACCATGAAACACTTAATCCTGTAATAGCCATCGCAACCAAAGTAACTCAGAAGTAGTATCAGTACAGACATTATATTCAGGTTCAATGCTATATCTAGCACTGACAGTTTGTGCCAGAAAAGTAAGGATTATGAAACAAAGTATCTTTGATATAGCAAAGGATATGCAGAACAATAGTAAAATGAGCAGTATGAGGAGCTGCCATAGATGGATTAATAATATCAATTGCATAAAAAATTTACGGTAAGATAACGAAGACGGTTTCAAGTTTAAACTTATCATAATTgatactttctttcttttacagACGAGAAGTAATTGTAACTTCATCAGTCTTGACATGTGAGGTAGCCAAGGTAATTTGACAAatatctttttccctttttcttctgGTTCTTTTTGCATATAAAAGCTTGAATTTATAAGATCATTGCTTTGGAATATGTTTACTAGGTTGTATGTGCCCTTATTCTCATGGCAAAAGATGGTAGCTTAAAGAAACTGGCAAGGGAATGGACTTTGGTGGGTTCACTTACTGCATCAGGTCTTCCTGCAGCAATTTATGCACTTCAAAACAGCTTGTTGCAGATATCTTACAGGAATCTAGATTCACTTACTTTCTCAATGCTGAACCagacaaaaataattttcactGCCATATTTACATATATCATACTGAGGTATCTTTCTCAACATGTCCTTTGTGTCTCCTTTTCAGTGTTCTCCAGTGACGTAAACTGCATATATAATATTATCTCCTTTTAGTTTTAGAGAACTTTGTACTGATGAACCGGTTCCTATTAAAGCTAGAAACTGGGTTTATTTTTGTCTGTTTTGACTTTTAAATGACATAAGTacttattatatgttttatgaatTTGAGAGTTCTTAtaattgtttcttcttttcagaatgtatattttaattgaaagcatTATAAGGCATATGGTTATTGACTTTGATGAAAAAATAATGATACTTTGGATATATGTGcacttatttggcttaattTGTGGTTATCTATGTAGGCAGAGACAGTCAATTCAACAAATCGGGGCTCTGTTCTTGTTGATCATGGCAGCTGTCCTTCTAAGCATTGGTGAAGGCTCTAGCAAAGGGTCTAGCAGTGGTGACCctgagaaaattttattttatggaatTGCCCCAGTCTTAGTTGCTTCTGTACTCTCTGGTTTGGCTTCTGCATTATGCCAATGGGCTTCTCAGGTGAGAAATAGCCTATTTTCCTGTTTTAAAATGCAATATTGCAAAAATGAAGGCTTGCTTATTTTCTTCATGTTCCTTAATGTTTTCTTTATTACAGGTCAAGAAGCACTCATCATACTTGATGACTGTAGAAATGTCTATAGTTGGAAGCTTGTGCTTGCTGGCTAGTACCTCTAAGTCTCCAGATGGAGAAGCTATCAGACGCTATGGGTTCTTTTATGGTTGGACTCCACTAACTTTGGTAATAGTCcaattttagttgaaaatttCTCTGGAGAATATTAGGGATGCTCTTTAGTTACCTAAGCAGGAAAAGGGTAGTAGAGTAAGACTGGGTAGGGTATTTTATGAACTAAGACATTTTCTATATCAGATCCTGTAACTTGATTTTGGCaaaacttttatgtttttgtttttttagaatTACCTCGtaactatttattaaattcagCAATTGCATCAAGCATTACAAGATCATGAATATCCCTCGGATAATCAGTCCCAAACATGAGGAGATTATCCCTTCCTAGGCCCATATTGGCAATACTTATGTTTTAGCTGCTATTACATGATTCTAAAGTTAAGCACAActatcttcttccttttttttcagaTTCCGGTTGTTACCAATGCTCTCGGTGGGATTCTTGTTGGCCTTGTCACTAGCCTTGCTGGTGGTGTGAGAAAGGTAAGCCTAACTACATAAATGTAATACAGTAACTACTTGGGAGTATCAAAGGATTTTCTAATGTTTAAAACATGAAAGGATGGTCAAGATATTGTAAATCGTTGAGTAAATAGAATGTCAAATTTAAAATCAGAGCTTTCTTcttaattagtaaatttactAATCCATGTATTGGTGTCAAAGAGGGGTGGAGGGTGATGTAGGCCAAGTGCCTTAGATCCTGGATCATCTGCTGTGTGGGCTCTGATACAGAACTGAAAC
This genomic window contains:
- the LOC105804215 gene encoding UDP-N-acetylglucosamine transporter ROCK1, with product MAAKKPKSSTPNPGNMSPRVWFYSILLTLQYGFQPIISKRFTRREVIVTSSVLTCEVAKVVCALILMAKDGSLKKLAREWTLVGSLTASGLPAAIYALQNSLLQISYRNLDSLTFSMLNQTKIIFTAIFTYIILRQRQSIQQIGALFLLIMAAVLLSIGEGSSKGSSSGDPEKILFYGIAPVLVASVLSGLASALCQWASQVKKHSSYLMTVEMSIVGSLCLLASTSKSPDGEAIRRYGFFYGWTPLTLIPVVTNALGGILVGLVTSLAGGVRKGFVIVSALLVTAMLQFLFEGTPPSVYCLVALPLVISSISIYQKYPYQVKKKEA